TCGCGGTGGCGTGCCCGAGGTTCGTCGACTTCGTCGAGCGCGGCGTCACCAGCGGGCGTCAGGTGCTCGGCCTCGCCGAGGGATACCTGGAGCCGTTGCAGCGGGCCGAGGTGGACACCCTGGTGCTCGGCTGCACCCACTATCCGATGCTGTCGGGTCTGATCCAGCTCGCGATGGGCGAGGCCGTCACGCTGGTGTCGTCGGCCGAGGAGACCGCCAAGGATCTGCTGCGGGTGCTGACCGAACTCGATTTGCTGCGCCCGCATCCCGACGACCCGGCCGTGACCGCCGTGCGCCGCTTCGAGGCGACCGGCGATCCGGAGGCGTTCACCGTGTTGGCGGCGCGTTTTCTGGGTCCCACCTTGGACGGTGTGCGTCCGGTGCGGCCTCACGCCCGCGCCGGAAGATGATCTGTGTCGCCAAACCGGGCATGTCTTGGCACCAGAGGTAGCGGGCATGGCAAGCTAGCACTGTGCGTTTGACCATCCTGGGATGTTCCGGCAGCGTTGTCGGCCCGGATTCGCCGGCCTCTGGCTATCTCGTCACCGCACCGGACACGGTCCCGATGGTCGTCGACTTCGGTGGCGGGGTCCTCGGTGCGTTGCAGCGCTATGCCGACCCCAACACGGTCAACGTTCTGCTGTCGCATCTGCACGCCGACCATTGCCTGGATCTCCCTGGGCTTTTCGTGTGGCGTCGCTACCATCCGATGCCTGCCACCACGCGCGGTGTGCTGTACGGACCCGCCCAGACCTGGACCCGGCTGGGCATGGCGTCCTCACCCGAGGGCGGTGAGGTCGACGATTTCTCCGACATCTTCGAGGTGCGCAACTGGGTGGACGGTGAGTCCGTCACGCTCGGTGCGCTCAGCGTCACGCCGCGGCTCGTGTGCCACCCGACCGAGTCGTACGGCATGCGGTTCACCGACCCGTCGGGCGCGACGCTTGTCTACAGCGGTGACACCGGCTACTGCGATGCGCTCGTCGAGCTGGCGCGCGGAGCCGACATCTTCCTGTGCGAGGCGTCCTGGACGCACGATCCGTCCCGCCCGCCGCGGCTGCACCTGTCGGGAACGGAGGCAGGCCGTGCCGCGGCCGCGGCCGGTGTCGGCGAACTTCTGCTGACCCACATCCCGCCGTGGACCTCGCGCGAGGACGTGATCAGCGAGGCCAAGGCCGAGTTCGACGGTCCGGTGCACGCGGTGGTGTGCGGCGAGGCGTTCGACATCACCCGCGCCTGACCTGCGCGTCGGTGCCACCGGATAGGGTTGGCACGTGTCCAGACGAGAAGACGGGCGGCTTGACGACGAGCTGCGTCCAGTGGTGATCACCCGCGGTTTCACATCGCATCCGGCGGGTTCGGTGCTGGTGGAGTTCGGCCAGACCCGGGTCATGTGTACGGCATCGGTGACCGAAGGGGTGCCGCGCTGGCGCAAGGGCTCCGGACAGGGCTGGCTCACCGCGGAGTACGCGATGCTGCCTGCCGCCACCCACGATCGCTCGGACCGCGAGTCGGTCAAGGGCCGCCTCGGCGGCCGCACGCAGGAGATCAGCCGGCTGATCGGCCGGTCGCTTCGGGCCTGCATCGACCTCGGTGCGTTGGGGGAGAACACCATCGCGATCGACTGCGACGTGCTGCAGGCCGACGGCGGAACCCGCACCGCGGCCATCACCGGCGCCTACGTCGCGCTGTCGGATGCGGTGACCTGGCTCGCGGCCGCCGGTCGGCTGTCCGATCCGCGGCCGCTGTCGTGCGCGATCGCCGCGGTGTCGGTCGGCGTGGTCGACGGGCGGGTGCGGGTCGACCTGCCGTACTCGGAGGACTCGCGTGCCGAGGTCGACATGAACGTCGTCGCCACCGACACCGGCACGCTCGTCGAGATCCAGGGCACCGGTGAAGGCGCGACGTTCCCGCGGTCGACGCTCGACAAGCTGCTCGACGCGGCGCTCGGCGCGTGCGAACAGTTGTTCGTGCTGCAGCGTGAGGCGCTCGAGGCGCCGTACCCGGGCGTGCTGCCCGAGGGGCCCGCTCCGAAAAAAGCGTTCGGGAGCTGACTTTCGGTGACCGAGTTGCTCGTGGCCAGCCGCAACAAGAAGAAGCTGGCCGAACTGCGACGCGTGCTCGACGCGGCAGGCGTGTCGGGCCTGCGACTGCTGTCCCTCGATGACGTCGCCCCGTACGACGAGGCCCCTGAGACCGGGGCCACGTTCGAGGAGAACGCGCTGGCGAAGGCGCGTGACGGGTTCGAGGCCACCGGGCTGGCATGCGTGGCCGACGACTCCGGGATCACCGTGGAGGCGCTCAACGGCATGCCGGGGGTGTTGTCGGCGCGCTGGTCCGGTGTGCACGGCAACGACGCGGCCAACACCGAACTGCTCCTTGCACAGTTGGCCGATGTCCCCGACGAGCGGCGCGGAGCGGCGTTCGTGTCGGCGTGCGCATTGGTGTCGGCCTCGGGTTCGACCGTGGTGCGCGGCGAATGGCCGGGCCGCGTCACACGGGAGCCGCGCGGCGACGGTGGTTTCGGTTACGACCCGGTGTTCCTACCGGAAGGCTCGACGCGTACGGCCGCCGAACTCACGCCCGCCGAGAAGGATGCCGCCTCACACCGCGGCCGTGCGCTGGCGCTGTTGGTGCCAGCGCTGCGGGAGCTGGCCTAGAGGTCGAAGCGCTTCTTGATGTCGCGGGTGTTGAAGTGCTCGACGATGATGCCAAGGAACGGGATCGTGCCGGAGAGCAGGACACCGATGGTCTTGCCGATGGGCCAGCGGATCTTGACCGCCAGGTTGGCCGTGAACATCAGATAGATGAAGTACACCCAGCCGTGCACCACGCCGATCCAGCCGGGCGGGTTGTCCACCTGGACGATGTACTTGAGCACCATCTCGTAGCACAGCGCGATCAACCACAGGCCGGTCGCCCACGCGAACACCCGGTACCCCACGAGCGCCTTGCGGATGGTCTCCTTTGGGGTCGAAACCAGCGGCGCGACCTCGGCTTCTTCGGTCATCTATCGGTCCTGTTCTTTCTTCTCCTGCGTGGCCTCCGATTTGGCCAGCTCGGCAAGGTAGGCGTTGTACTCCGAGAGTGCCGGATCGTCGTCGGCGGCGTGGCCCTCGGTGGCCCGCCTTGGCCGTTCGGGGAGCAGGCCCTCGGGGATCTCGGTGACGGTGTCCTTGGGGCGCTCCGGTGGGGCTTCCTCGTAGCGGACGAACTTGTAGTACGCGTAGAAGCAGAATCCGGCGAACATCGGCCACTGCAGTGCGTAACCCAGATTCTGGAATGTGCCGGAGTTCGACTCGAATCGCGTCCACTGCCACCATGCCAATGCCATGCAGCCGGCAGCGGCGACGAACACCAGCAGGATGAGCGCCGGTCTCCTACGCCGTGTAGTGGACATGGTTCCACGGTACCGCGCTACAGTTAGTGCGCTGACGCGCGAGTGGCGGAACTGGCAGACGCCCAGGTTTTAGGTACCTGTGTCTTCGGACGTGGGGGTTCGAGTCCCCCCTCGCGCACTTCATCCGGTTCAACGTGGGTCGTCGGCGGCTGAACCAACGACGGCCGGCACGGCACGCGCCGATCGGTGCCGGGACACTCTTCGTGGCGGTGCGAGATTGGCTTCGTCGCAACGTCTCCCACCAGAGAGGTGCGACGGCCTAAGAGCCCGCTCGAGACCGACGGAAACGTCGCCCAGAGCGCGCTGGAGCGACGTTTACGTCGATCTCGGTGCAGGGTCGTACTTGCCTGCCAAATACTCCGCACGGCACGCGCTGCGGGCGAGCTTGCCGCTCGTCGTACGGGGGATGACGCCCGCGGCGACCATGCGCACATCGGCCACCCGCACCTGATGCCGACGTGACACCGCGGCCCGCACGGCATCGACGATCGGGCCGGGTTCGGCGCGCCCCGCGCCCGCCGCGCGCTCGGCGACGATCGCCAACTGCTCACCGCGCTCACCGGGAATCGAGAAGGCCGCGACGTAACCGGATCGCACGGCCGGGGACGACAGGCCGACCGTGGTCTCGATGTCGGTGGGGTAGTGGTTGCGGCCGTCGATGACGATGAGGTCCTTGATGCGGCCCGTCAGGTACAGCTCGCCGTCGACGTAGACGCCGAGATCGCCCGTGGCCAGCCAGGAACCGTTGTCGGGGGCGCCGTCGGCGTGGCTGCCCGCGTCGAGCCGGGTCTGCAGCTTGTTGCCGAACACGCGCTCGGTCTCCTCGGCCCGGCCGAAGTAGCCGTGGCCGATGTTGTTGCCGTGCAACCAGATCTCGCCGATGGTGCCGTCGGGCGACTCGTTGCCGTCGGCGTCGGCGATCACGGCCCACTGGTTCGGAATGGGCTGGCCGCACGACACGTGGGGGACCGCGCCGACGGTGTCGTGCGTGACGGTCACGGCGCGGCCCGCGCTCAACTGCTCACGGTCGAAGTGGGTGACGCTCGCCGCGGCGGACGGGGCGATGCTCGCGA
This genomic window from Mycolicibacterium goodii contains:
- a CDS encoding cyclic nucleotide-degrading phosphodiesterase, with product MRLTILGCSGSVVGPDSPASGYLVTAPDTVPMVVDFGGGVLGALQRYADPNTVNVLLSHLHADHCLDLPGLFVWRRYHPMPATTRGVLYGPAQTWTRLGMASSPEGGEVDDFSDIFEVRNWVDGESVTLGALSVTPRLVCHPTESYGMRFTDPSGATLVYSGDTGYCDALVELARGADIFLCEASWTHDPSRPPRLHLSGTEAGRAAAAAGVGELLLTHIPPWTSREDVISEAKAEFDGPVHAVVCGEAFDITRA
- the rph gene encoding ribonuclease PH, yielding MSRREDGRLDDELRPVVITRGFTSHPAGSVLVEFGQTRVMCTASVTEGVPRWRKGSGQGWLTAEYAMLPAATHDRSDRESVKGRLGGRTQEISRLIGRSLRACIDLGALGENTIAIDCDVLQADGGTRTAAITGAYVALSDAVTWLAAAGRLSDPRPLSCAIAAVSVGVVDGRVRVDLPYSEDSRAEVDMNVVATDTGTLVEIQGTGEGATFPRSTLDKLLDAALGACEQLFVLQREALEAPYPGVLPEGPAPKKAFGS
- the rdgB gene encoding RdgB/HAM1 family non-canonical purine NTP pyrophosphatase; translation: MTELLVASRNKKKLAELRRVLDAAGVSGLRLLSLDDVAPYDEAPETGATFEENALAKARDGFEATGLACVADDSGITVEALNGMPGVLSARWSGVHGNDAANTELLLAQLADVPDERRGAAFVSACALVSASGSTVVRGEWPGRVTREPRGDGGFGYDPVFLPEGSTRTAAELTPAEKDAASHRGRALALLVPALRELA
- a CDS encoding DUF3817 domain-containing protein — its product is MTEEAEVAPLVSTPKETIRKALVGYRVFAWATGLWLIALCYEMVLKYIVQVDNPPGWIGVVHGWVYFIYLMFTANLAVKIRWPIGKTIGVLLSGTIPFLGIIVEHFNTRDIKKRFDL